The proteins below are encoded in one region of Oncorhynchus masou masou isolate Uvic2021 chromosome 15, UVic_Omas_1.1, whole genome shotgun sequence:
- the LOC135555656 gene encoding interleukin-21 receptor-like, producing MAVKQQLISSLVLCYLIQYVACFCNVTCTTDYNTSLNCSCLDTVPSSPILLEAECRDSEYQVNDSCEITPSQSWCIIQPEDFFMLISTDTTCTARVKHTGNDDRMKTDDSTDWKLYKLVKPQHPVNVQVTENIDSYNITWQMDENIYLDKFLMYRVRITTNNYLKDPVYYPVREDQRYLVLNSLQLQPGTEYVANVQASVNPVCNYQGPWSEWSSTVEWRTTEGNAKLWCQWPVLLTILLCLILCCLFKILWLKKLHLMNYSPSPEDFFKPLYHTYGGDFKKWVGPVFIFSELDPLEKNPPTQRMTEKQLDILGLSRLSVEEDSSSSGDQRTCHSAGHVSINTVMVSGEEGALSGSSWVTYKCNQGGESFSQYTGGSRGGMDTEAEGPLGAGTEEEGGLSGQSGRRASTGLPAMKWQFQLQACNYQPEQISLDSEDGYPPMVLDLDSVDTIDSGVFVESDCSSPVNTNFDSKKQIVKQSLSGVGSSPSEYVKQWVTGNTMQEDTTNSGQNRTM from the exons ATGGCTgtgaaacaacagctaatcagctcaCTGGTGTTGTGTTACCTGATTCAATATG TTGCATGTTTCTGCAATGTCACCTGCACCACAGACTACAATACATCCCTGAACTGTTCCTGCTTAGACACAGTGCCCTCGTCTCCCATTCTCCTTGAGGCAGAGTGCAG AGATTCTGAATACCAAGTGAATGATAGCTGTGAAATAACACCCTCACAAAGCTGGTGTATAATACAACCAGAAGATTTTTTCATGTTAATATCCACTGACACTACCTGCACTGCAAGAGTAAAGCACACAGGAAATGATGACAGAATGAAAACAGATGACTCAACTGACTGGAAATTGTATAAATTAG TGAAGCCGCAGCATCCAGTCAATGTACAAGTGACAGAGAACATTGACAGCTACAACATCACTTGGCAGATGGATGAAAACATTTACCTTGATAAATTCTTAATGTACAGGGTGCGGATTACAACAAATAACTATTTAAAg GATCCAGTCTATTACCCTGTAAGAGAAGACCAGAGGTACCTAGTGCTAAACAGCCTTCAACTGCAACCAGGAACTGAGTATGTGGCAAATGTTCAGGCCTCAGTGAACCCTGTGTGTAACTACCAAGGTCCCTGGAGTGAATGGAGCTCCACTGTAGAATGGAGGACTACAG AAGGGAATGCTAAGTTATGGTGTCAGTGGCCCGTTTTACTGACCATTCTCCTCTGTTTGATCCTGTGCTGCCTCTTTAAAAT ATTGTGGCTGAAGAAGCTACACTTGATGAACTATTCCCCAAGCCCAGAGGACTTTTTCAAACCTCTCTACCACACATATGGAGGGGATTTTAAG AAATGGGTTGGACCTGTCTTCATCTTCAGTGAGCTGGATCCCTTAGAGAAAAACCCACCTACACAGAGGATGACTGAGAAGCAGCTAGACATCCTCGGGCTGTCCAGGCTGAGTGTGGAGGaagacagcagcagcagtggggaCCAGCGCACCTGTCACTCTGCTGGACACGTCTCCATCAATACTGTGATGGTGTCTGGGGAGGAAGGAGCTTTGTCAGGGAGTTCTTGGGTGACATACAAGTGCAACCAAGGTGGGGAAAGCTTCTCCCAATATACTGGAGGCAGCAGAGGAGGTATGGACACTGAGGCGGAGGGCCCTCTTGGTGCTGGGACAGAAGAGGAAGGAGGGTTATCTGGGCAGAGTGGAAGACGGGCATCAACGGGCCTGCCTGCTATGAAGTGGCAGTTCCAGCTACAGGCCTGCAACTATCAACCAGAGCAGATTTCATTGGACTCAGAGGACGGCTACCCTCCTATGGTGCTGGATCTGGACAGTGTGGACACCATTGACAGTGGAGTCTTTGTTGAGTCTGACTGTAGCAGTCCTGTGAACACTAACTTTGATTCTAAGAAGCAGATAGTAAAGCAGAGTCTGAGTGGGGTAGGCAGTTCCCCTTCTGAATATGTCAAACAGTGGGTGACGGGTAACACTATGCAAGAGGACACAACCAactcaggacagaacaggacgaTGTGA